The Candidatus Polarisedimenticolaceae bacterium genomic sequence CGGGCCTTTCCGACGGCGTGCTCAACAAGCCCAAGAAGGCCGAGCTCGAGACCTACGGCCCGAAGATCAACGAGTTGCAGAAGGCGCGGATGGTCAAGGCGGCCGAGAGCCACAAGGCCGGCGGGAAGGCGTTCGTCGACAAGCTCCTCGCCGCCAACAAGAACCTCAGGAAGACCGGGTCCGGACTCGTGATGGAGACGATCACGGAGGGGACGGGCGCCTCGCCGACGGCGACCGACCGCGTGAAAGTCCACTACACCGGAACCCTCATCGACGGGACCGTCTTCGACAGCTCGGTCAAGAAGGGACAGCCTCTCGACCGTCCGCTCAATCAAGTGATCCCGTGCTGGACCGAGGCGTTCCAGTTCCTGAAGCCCGGCGCCAAGGCGAA encodes the following:
- a CDS encoding FKBP-type peptidyl-prolyl cis-trans isomerase gives rise to the protein MVKRITLVLLAACLTALPVLAAEPKIESEQDKTLYALGLFLSRNLGAFQLTEAELEVVKAGLSDGVLNKPKKAELETYGPKINELQKARMVKAAESHKAGGKAFVDKLLAANKNLRKTGSGLVMETITEGTGASPTATDRVKVHYTGTLIDGTVFDSSVKKGQPLDRPLNQVIPCWTEAFQFLKPGAKAKLYCPSDIAYGDQGRPGIPPGATLIFEVELLEVLK